The following DNA comes from Candidatus Neomarinimicrobiota bacterium.
TACTGTTCTTTCAATTTAATCAGCAATTTGTTTATTTCTTATCGCATCAATTACTGCTGGTGTAAAATATCAGTTTTTTATCAAATAACTGTTCAAACTCAGTTATTATATCAACATCACTATTTTCATCAGGACCTCCAACAGAATATGATCCAAAAATACCAATCATACGGATAACAAATTCAGAATCGTGATAAGTTAATTTCTCTCTTAATATTATCTGAATATTTCCACAACCAATTCTATTACTACTTGTTTTTATTTTATTGTTTTCCGCACCATTGTTTTTTTTAATGTTATATGAATAAATAATTGTTTATCCATTTTGATCTTGTCCAATTTTATTTTTTAAACTTAACTCTAAATAGTCTGCCGAGTGTAATTTATAGAATTCCTTGATTCCCTTTTTATTCGCTGTTATACGCTGAGGCAACTGCCTATTTTTTAATTTTAATCATTTCGTTTCCACCCCGCATAAATTCATAGGGTACTTTCATTATCTCTAAATCATTAACTTTATTAATTAAACTGTCAATAATTTTATCAACAAATAACGATTTCTTACCATTAAGTCCGATCAAGGGAAATATTCTAATTTCCCTGGATATCCTCAGCATTTCTTTAATAGAATCTTCATGAAACTCATAACTCAATCTATCATCATATAGAAAAAGGAAATGGGACGATAAAACCAGGGAGAATTCATCATCTTTAAAAGGAAGTTTGGGAAGTTTGGATTTGATATATTTATTACCTCTCTCATTCCGGTAGTGATTAATAAACGCCTTATATGTAGCCTTGCGATGTTTTATTAATTCGCCAGGGGTTTTGAAATAATTCCAAACATACATATCTTCGATTCCAAAAAGTGTCTGCATAACATTTGAAAGATCATTCTCACATTTCGCCTCAAGAACATCAGGGTCGATATCATAAAGAACATCGGTAGCGATAACATCGTATCCCTTTTTCGATAATTCAGCTGTAAAAGAAGATGCTCCAGATGCACAATCTAATATTTTATTATTCTTCAGGTAATCCAAGGATAAGTCAAACATTTTCATGTACTCGTCGTAGCTCCGACCCACAAATACTATCTTGTCTATGTTAAATTTCTTTTCCATTTTAATTCACTTCTATTTCCTTTGCGTATAACGTTTTGGGGATATGTGAATTCCCAACGATAGTTGGGATTTGGACAAGAGTAAACAAGCCACATATCCTCCTACTAAGTAATCCGAATAGCGAGATCGAAGCGCAGCAGAGTTTCTAATCCCACTTACTTTTTCTTTCAACCATACATCCAAGCCCTAGGTGACTGCTATATCTTTAGATGGTTTTACAGCAATGACAATCTCTACTGGTAATCCAAATAATTTAAATTTTTCTCTGTATTTTATCTTGAATCCAGCTTCATTTATTGATTGTTTGACATATATTGGTCTACAGTCAACATATTGAGGGAATTTTTTATGTGCCCATTCATATAGCTCCAATAATAGTGACTTTTCATTCTCCTTTGACATACTAACGACTCCAAGTCTACCGTTAGGTTTCAAGACTCTTTTAATTTTAGTAAGAATCTCTGGGATCTCAGGCGTATCGAAAAGTTCGAGGGTAAAACTCATAAAAACAGCATCAAATTTGTTATTCTCGTAGGGCATCTCTAAAGCGTCTCCACAGTATAGCTCAACCCTGTCCAAAAGTCCAGCTTTTTTAAGCCTCTGTTTGCTAATTTCCAGCATTCCAGAAGATATATCAATACCATAAACATTTCCATCTTCACCTACCAACTTTGCCATTTTCATTAGGCAATGACCTGTACCAAAACCAATCTCTAAAACAACATCTCCTTTCTTGATGTCTAGTAACTTCAATGCTTGATTTCTATGTTTTTTCTCAGAAACTCCGGCAAAATAATCGTAAAATCGACTGATCTTATCATAAGTTTTTTTCGCTTGAGCCCTAGTTCTATGTACTCGCAATACCAAAGGGTTTTTCAAATTCATTACATGTCTCCTTTAGCGAGTTCGGGAAATTTCGGACAACGTTCGGGGGTATGCAAAGTCCCGCTTTGTGGGATTTGGGCGTAACCGAGTGCGAAGCTACATATCCCCCTGTTGTCCGAGTGCGAAAGCACTGAAGCGAGCGGGAAGTTCGTCTCGGTGGCATATCACTCTTCCTCTTTTCGTTTATTCAGTTCTTCTAATACGCTTTTTACCAAATCTTTGTAATATTCTACTAATCTATAGTTTTCCTTTTCCCAAGGTTTTGATGGGTCCTTTTCATATTGAATAATCTGCCTTAAATAATCTCTTTTAGCAATTCCGATCTCTCTAGAAATGGTCGTCAATATAATACCTGCCTGTCTGTCATCTCTGGCTTCTCCTCTTTTAAGTAATTCTTTTTTAATCACTTCTCTATTTATAACTTCGTGTTTTAAACACAGAGGAAGCAATATTTCCCTTATACGACGGGGAGTAGTTCTAGCTTCTGATAAATAGTTAGTCAGCAGATCTCTAAGTTCATTTTCATTGTATTTTCCAGGTTCATCGGACATTAAAATTTTAAATTGCCTTTTTCTAGTTCTTTCTTTCTCGACCTCTTCTGGTATTATTACTGTT
Coding sequences within:
- a CDS encoding methyltransferase domain-containing protein, whose amino-acid sequence is MNLKNPLVLRVHRTRAQAKKTYDKISRFYDYFAGVSEKKHRNQALKLLDIKKGDVVLEIGFGTGHCLMKMAKLVGEDGNVYGIDISSGMLEISKQRLKKAGLLDRVELYCGDALEMPYENNKFDAVFMSFTLELFDTPEIPEILTKIKRVLKPNGRLGVVSMSKENEKSLLLELYEWAHKKFPQYVDCRPIYVKQSINEAGFKIKYREKFKLFGLPVEIVIAVKPSKDIAVT